ATTTTATTGGAAACCCGGTCAAAAACATTAATGCTGATAGTTGACTCATTGTATTCTGTTTTTACTACACGACTGCTGATCTGGTACGATGGTCTTACATAATTGTAATTATTGTATCCGTAAGTATTCCAACGGTAATTATTAGGATTATAATACCGGTACGAATTAGGCGGATAGGTGGGATACACAGGTGCCGAATAAACGGGAGTTGTGGTAGTACGTTCTTTCTTCTGATTATTTAGTACCAGCTCAAATAATAAATCGGGAGCGGCTGTATTGGCACTGTAATTTCTGTTGGCCAGTTCGTGGTCAACATAATTTTTAATATTGTTTTCGATAATTTCATTATCATAAGGTGTAGGCGCATGAGGGGTGTGATTGTTTAACCATGCGTATGTTTTATAGTTGCTGAAATTTACCGACCGGTCGTAGTCAGAATTAATAAGTTGATAAATGCCTCCGCAACCTGCCAGAGCAAACCCGGCAACGAATATTATTTGTAGTGTACGCATGGGATAATATTTAAAGTGGTTAAACAAATTCTTTTTAAAAAGAAATACGGCTTATGAAAAGCTTTTGCAAACAAACATCTTCTTAACTTCTGTATTCTATTATAATTCCGGGTGCATATAAAGGGTTATATCCACCCGGAATTGTTGTTTAGTGATGATGGTCTTTATGGTCATCTTTTGCTTCCTTTTTTGCAAGGTCAAACGATGCTGATGCTGTTTTGCCACTGCTTGTAAAAGTCACAATTGCCTTGTTGTACTTTTTTGTTTTATCCAGTGTGTACATAAATCCATCCTTGCCATTTGGAATTAATGTAATGGTTGAAGTTTTCCCGTCAGCAGTTTGAAGGAGTGCCGTTCCGGTTACCCCGGTATTTGCCATCGCCTTTTCATTTCCGTCAAGCAGGTAGGCCATCACCATCCCATCTTTTACGCTTACTTCAATGTGAAAATCGCCGGCTGATTTAACGGTGCCTCCATGTGGCGAGCCATGTTTGTGGTCCTGAGCATTAACATTTACTACTGCCAGCACTGCCAGCAGTACGGTGAAATACATCTTTTTCATAATTGTCATTTTTATTGTTTAATAATTAGTGATTTTCATGTTCATCTTTTTTCATGTCTTTCATGTCCGAAGCCTTGCCTTCTGCAACATTCATTACAAAATCGCTGGTATAAACTTTCCCTTTACTTTGAAACTGAATCCATCCACGGTAAACACCCGGTTTCTCAAATGTTGTATGCAAATCAAACCTGGCGCCTTCTACACTTGGATGCACATGTAAATATTTTTTATCGGCAAGGCTTACTACCACCATGTGTGCTTTTGCGCCGAGGTAATCT
This DNA window, taken from Candidatus Dependentiae bacterium, encodes the following:
- a CDS encoding DUF4136 domain-containing protein, with translation MRTLQIIFVAGFALAGCGGIYQLINSDYDRSVNFSNYKTYAWLNNHTPHAPTPYDNEIIENNIKNYVDHELANRNYSANTAAPDLLFELVLNNQKKERTTTTPVYSAPVYPTYPPNSYRYYNPNNYRWNTYGYNNYNYVRPSYQISSRVVKTEYNESTISINVFDRVSNK